The genomic DNA GCAATATTCATTTCCCAGGAGCAATCTGAGACGATCTGtgccgagcaggcatattaCAGACAATACAAGCATGCCCGCCGATCGCAGAAAAACTGACGCtctccggactaagggggggactattgttggacatgggctgcgcccaatatgccactcggcccaacaagacgaGATAATTGCGATTTCGGCCCGACAAAATTGGATGAAAGTCATTAGTAACTCgtaaagggcaatctcgggaattcacgatggaaaccctagaaaaccctcGGTCTACAGTCCGCTATATAAAGCAACAGTACTCACTGGAGAATATCCATCAGACTCACGTACAATACCCCGAGAGCAAAACTTTGTGTCTAATCATAGTTATTGTTTCCTGTATAATTCTCgttagcttccgagctcgtcgtgactcacttgccagttctcctgtgaactgacgagcacgATCTTGACTCGTTTTAGTGACGACCCCGAATTCttatcgttaataaaagaacaaacttcTCTTTCCCCCAAAAtcgatatttatttagtgttaTGCAATCCTCTGTACAAACAGAAGAGCTTTGGCTCCATTGTTGTAATTTGTAAAGGTTTCATGGAGTCTACACTTGTGTTTCGTTTCGTATTGATTTCTAATGACTTGTAGGTTACTCTTACTTATTGACTTAAATTAGACGGAACCACAGTTTTTCATTCTAAATAAAGAAAGACGATAAGACTCAATTTGTTAAGTCTCTTGACCAAAGTTTTAGAAACCATCCACACCGACCTATTTATAGTGATCGTCcaaagtgaaaacaaaataaagctaAAAAATTGAGTAAAAATTGACACATCCTTAAAAATAGATGCcgatgttattatatatatgacacaAAAGTGATAAAATCACAAGCCAACAAAAGCTAAAACCAAAAATCTGATTCCCAATACTTAGAGGTCGAgagaaataaaacatttttccGGTGACTGACGAAATGGCTTCTTATTCCGGTTGTTTCTTCGTCGTTACTTTGGTAGTTCTTTCACAATTTCTCTTAGCCCCAGCTTCGGCCTTGCTCAACAGAGAATACATCGATGCCAATTGCCAACGAGTCAAAGACAAACCATTCTGCATCCAAACATTAACCACCTATCCTCCTGCTTCTTCTGCCACCGGCCTGGTACTAACCATCTAACCACATAACCTATTCAATCATAATTCTAAAACTCAAACACTTTCTATATAGGTTTTGATGGTTTATTTGCTTATGCGTCTATGTTAACACCATTTCAAAGAAATTTCACAAAACTTCCATTAGAAAAACTGTGAAGAACCAAATCCAAACTTTTAAGTAATCATTATTAGatcatataaaatttattttataacaatataaaatCCATCTCTTGTTTATTCATTTCAACTCCAATCCCCTTGAAcatcttttaaaatatcattatttgTTCATAGCAATTAGCAAACTCAATTAATGACAAAATTGCGTTAGCACTTTACAATATccttttaaacaaaaacaaaacaaaaaaatatattttgatacaacttttgttttaaagaatttttcTAGGTGTTCAAAAATGTCACTACAACTTGAACATTacttatgtttttaaaattatagttgCCACTGGCGGAGGCCGTAATTGGCCTTGCAATAACCCATTGCGAGAAGACAGCTGTTTTCGCAGCTGAGGCTGCCAAAATGGATGCTACGTTAAAGACGCAGTTCAACGAGTCCCACAACGCGTATGTTGGTATTTTGGCGTCTCTAAAGAGTGCAAAACTAGAACTCACTGATTCACCAGACACTGCCAACTACGACGTCATGGTTTCTGGCGATGAAATAACGCTTGTGAAGGGTTTGGTCGAAAAAAACACCGACCCGTCTTCAAAGACGCTCATGGAGATGACATTGCAGATGGAGAATCTTCTTGATCTGGCTGCTGGAGCCACCGATGCTGTTGACGATGACGATGAGAACTTACATCGTCGTGCTTGAAGTTTGAACTAAGTTACGTTGGGTTTttattttcggtttttttgattgacttttgttaaaaaagcaTGCATGGATTCAAAGGACATATGAAAACTATTATGTCCCTGATAATTGAATCTTAGAATCATCTCAAACTGATGTGATAATGTCTAAGCAATTAAATTTATACATGCAAGCGTTCATACCGTAGTTGGCCTATTTTTATACATGCATTCGTTTCCTTTTTGCGTATTTCGTACGTATAGCGCTTTACAATGTTTATTATTTGTGtcctaatattttttttattctttttatgtGTCCTCATTTTATTTCGTTGCCTTCAATGATTAATCGAGGATACATTATAGATAGAAATGTTTTATCAAGATATAAATTATCTACCAAGTCATATAAAACagtataaaaacatatataactacAGGATATAGTTAAACCAATATCATGTAAACAGAGGGtaatatacatatcatacatataactatataagaaCGTTGccaagttatttttttatattatatatatatatatatttatatatacacaaaagacaaaattttcttttttatatataataaaatatcaaaatacaattttgtaGATAAAGTTGAAAAGATAACTTTAgctaaataaaatagaaaaataaagtaaCTATTAAAAAACAGAACACTAATTTTTGGTTGATAAAATAAACTTTCTAAGCAATTAATTCAGATTCATATTtagaataaatattattttaggaaaatggacaaagaaataggaaaaaaagaaaaagatagaaaatgatgaattcttgaaaatattgaaaGCACACAAATCCGTTTGGGGAAATAAGTTTTGGCCAGAATTTTGTCAAAATTTCCCATAACTTtctctataaatttttttttgttagaaaaacaaGTGGCTTCTTGTGCCATGTGTTGTGTTTGTCAATAATTCTTTTCAAAAAGGGTATAATCGTCCATCTCCACCTTACATATGTCATTGATCTAATATTAGGTCATTTTATGGTCATGCACCAAATTCTCCGAAAAAAgagataataataagaagattaACCAATTATTGTGATCCACCTGTATTTTGAAGTTCTATATAGAGAATGAAAGAAAACCAGAAATTCTAAGAGAAAGTAAATGTGAACTAAATCTTAAACATTGACCAATCTTGAAGCAAATGGGCAAAAGGTGTAATGTATCTATTATGCGTGCAAGTATTATGTAAACCAGACAACAATTGTTAATATATTAGTCATTACCACAATCTAGATATTAACGAAGGgatggcttcttcttcctcctactGTTTTGGCCTCCGTTCTCTTGCAGTTGTATTACCATTTCTCTTAGTCTCTGCTTTGGCCACAAAATACATCGACGCCATATGCCGACGTACCACCAACAAAGCCTTTTGCGTCAAAACTTTGAACGCATATCCTCCAGCGGCTTCTGCCACCAACACGGTACgtactaatattatttttaaaaccaatagatagagttttaaattattaatttccgTATTACAcgttttcttgaatttttttttttttttttttttttaagtttgaagtaataattttaaaatgaatctatatatatgttattcgCATTTACTGTATCGAAAATTCTAAAGATTTAGCagttacaaaaccaaaattaaaagtttgtaattGCAAGTATGTCCATGTCTCATTCTCAATCAGTATATTATTCCAATCTGTAGTTCCAAGCGGCTGAGGCCACGCTCAGCCTCACCATGTCTTATGCCCGTAAGTCTGCGAGTTTCGCCGGAAAAGCAGCGAAGGAGAATCCAAAATTGAAGAAGCAGTTTGCGGCGAGTCAAGATGCCTTTGCGACCATTATCACGTCTCTCAAGAGCGCTGCCTTGGGACTCAAGGAATCGCCAGATACTGCAAACTATGACGTCATGGTTTGTACCGACAGTACAAGTATAGTGAAGAATTTGGTAGGTAAAAATACAGACAAGGCATCCAAGACTATCATGATGATGACATTGCGGATGGAGAAGCTTCTTGCTATTGCCGTTGGAGCCACAGTAGCTGTTGGCGGGTGAAGACCCCCATAAATTTACTTGGTATTTTTCGAagtaaaacttataataaaattattaaaatgtgCTTGTATTTTTAGaagtaaaacttataaaaatagttaaaatgtGCTTATTGACCcccataatttttgttttcccgAAATAGATTTCAGTCATTTGAGAAAAAATTATCTCTGTAAACATAATGGCTACCTCCGCCACTACATACGGTCGTCCGATTTGGNNNNNNNNNNNNNNNNNNNNNNNNNNNNNNNNNNNNNNNNNNNNNNNNNNNNNNNNNNNNNNNNNNNNNNNNNNNNNNNNNNNNNNNNNNNNNNNNNNNNNNNNNNNNNNNNNNNNNNNNNNNNNNNNNNNNNNNNNNNNNNNNNNNNNNNNNNNNNNNNNNNNNNNNNNNNNNNNNNNNNNNNNNNNNNNNNNNNNNNNNNNNNNNNNNNNNNNNNNNNNNNNNNNNNNNNNNNNNNNNNNNNNNNNNNNNNNNNNNNNNNNNNNNNNNNNNNNNNNNNNNNNNNNNNNNNNNNNNNNNNNNNNNNNNNNNNNNNNNNNNNNNNNNNNNNNNNNNNNNNNNNNNNNNNNNNNNNNNNNNNNNNNNNNNNNNNNNNNNNNNNNNNNNNNNNNNNNNNNNNNNNNNNNNNNNNNNNNNNNNNNNNNNNNNNNNNNNNNNNNNNNNNNNNNNNNNNNNNNNNNNNNNNNNNNNNNNNNNNNNNNNNNNNNNNNNNNNNNNNNNNNNNNNNNNNNNNNNNNNNNNNNNNNNNNNNNNNNNNGGTAGGTAAAAATACAGACAAGGCATCCAAGACTATCATGATGATGACATTGCGGATGGAGAAGCTTCTTGCTATTGCCGTTGGAGCCACAGTAGCTGTTGGCGGGTGAAGACCCCCATAAATTTACTTGGTATTTTTCGAAGTAACTTAtaacaaaatagttaaaatgTGCTTGTACTTTTAGaagtaaaacttataaatatagTTAAAATGTGCTTATTGACCcccataagattttttttcccgAATTAGATTTCAGTCATTTGAGAAAAAATTATCTCTGTAAAAATAATGGCTACCTCCGCCACTACATACGGTCGTCCGATTTGGCAAATTGGTTTACTTGTCGAAAACTGAAATgaaaagagatgttctttatatactaaaaaagctcgttaatttttcaaattatatatatgacaaactAACCTCCCATAAGAGGAAATTAAACACTAAATATAGTCTTTTTCGTATAGCAAAAACATGTTAAGTAGCTTGTTTTAAGTTTGTGTAGCTTGTTTGTTCGacgaaaatataaagaaaaaaacgtgaATTTATAATGTTACATCTAGAGGTGCCAGTATAGGTTTGAGTTTCCGAGTCCTGACATTTGAGATAGGAAAAATGAAATAGAATAACAATCAATGTGCtcttcaatttttattgataGAATATTATTCTGCTTTCTTTCAGAAACATTTTGTGACTTTGGTATAACAAATACaattaattttacatgtttatggTAGTGAATTATAAAtgagaaatataataaaaaatgtatatctaGAAACATCATAGCATtctattattaaattatttgtatgatacattttattttatgcttaAAATTTTATGAGTCGGTCAAATAATGTCAATTTTTAATGTTCGAATCATAACACAttcaacatatattttattttattttatggtcatctacaaatttctaaaaaaaaaaagttaatgataaaaacaaattgattttttttttttaaagaaagaaagtaagTGGAAACCTTGGCCAATATTGATTTtagagaaataccctagaatagcacatttttaagtttttcttccaaagttagCACACCCTCTCcaattttccaaaactagcatttactaattaacataataattaaaNAAGGGGTTCATAAATATTAGGAAGACCTTCATGAATGGATTTTATG from Camelina sativa cultivar DH55 chromosome 2, Cs, whole genome shotgun sequence includes the following:
- the LOC104724607 gene encoding uncharacterized protein LOC104724607, which codes for MASYSGCFFVVTLVVLSQFLLAPASALLNREYIDANCQRVKDKPFCIQTLTTYPPASSATGLLPLAEAVIGLAITHCEKTAVFAAEAAKMDATLKTQFNESHNAYVGILASLKSAKLELTDSPDTANYDVMVSGDEITLVKGLVEKNTDPSSKTLMEMTLQMENLLDLAAGATDAVDDDDENLHRRA
- the LOC104724616 gene encoding uncharacterized protein LOC104724616 isoform X1: MASSSSYCFGLRSLAVVLPFLLVSALATKYIDAICRRTTNKAFCVKTLNAYPPAASATNTFQAAEATLSLTMSYARKSASFAGKAAKENPKLKKQFAASQDAFATIITSLKSAALGLKESPDTANYDVMVCTDSTSIVKNLVGKNTDKASKTIMMMTLRMEKLLAIAVGATVAVGG
- the LOC104724616 gene encoding uncharacterized protein LOC104724616 isoform X2 is translated as MASSSSYCFGLRSLAVVLPFLLVSALATKYIDAICRRTTNKAFCVKTLNAYPPAASATNTFQAAEATLSLTMSYARKSASFAGKAAKENPKLKKQFAASQDAFATIITSLKSAALGLKESPDTANYDVMVCTDSTSIVKNLVGKNTDKASKTIMMMTLRMEKLLAIAVGATVAVGG